From a region of the Triticum aestivum cultivar Chinese Spring chromosome 7D, IWGSC CS RefSeq v2.1, whole genome shotgun sequence genome:
- the LOC123164553 gene encoding guanine nucleotide-binding protein subunit gamma 3, protein MAAPRPKSPLDPCGRHRLQLAVDALHRQISFLEGEISSIEGLHAASICCKEVDEFIGKNADPFITISSEKGNADQSHRFPKKIRTRWACLSCFPWICGGGCSAVQLKGPSCCCGCPRCCVGSGGCGGGPSCGCSCSCAGCSSSCACPACAGCGAACCGGAPRPRCCLCS, encoded by the exons ATGGCGGCGCCCAGGCCCAAGTCCCCGCTCGACCCCTGCGGCCGCCACCGGCTGCAGCTCGCCGTCGACGCGCTCCACCGCCAGATCAGCTTCCTCGAG GGGGAGATCAGTTCCATTGAAGGGCTCCATGCTGCCTCCATATGCTGCAAAGA GGTCGATGAGTTCATAGGAAAGAATGCCGATCCATTCATCACGAT TTCATCTGAGAAGGGAAATGCTGATCAATCTCATCGCTTCCCAAAGAAGATTCG AACCCGGTGGGCGTGTTTGAGCTGCTTCCCGTGGATCTGCGGCGGCGGGTGCTCCGCCGTCCAGCTCAAGGGGCCGAGCTGCTGCTGCGGATGCCCCCGTTGCTGCGTGGGGAGcgggggctgcggcggcggacCCTCGTGTGGCTGCTCATGCTCCTGCGCCGGTTGCTCCTCCTCTTGCGCGTGCCCTGCCTGCGCCGGCTGCGGCGCCGCGTGCTGCGGCGGTGCCCCTCGCCCTCGCTGCTGCCTGTGTTCATGA